A part of Desulfotomaculum nigrificans DSM 574 genomic DNA contains:
- the spoVT gene encoding stage V sporulation protein T: MKATGIVRRIDDLGRVVIPKEIRRTLRIREGDPLEIFVDREGEVILKKYSPIGELGDFAKEYADSLYEALGHIACIADRDTIIAVAGAPKKEFINKPIGPNVEKVMEDRKAVVINNPGNDPHCKECGITEDGECKYSSEVIAPIISEGDPIGAVILASKDPDTKMGEMELKLAETAAGFLAKQMEQ, translated from the coding sequence ATGAAAGCAACTGGTATCGTTCGTCGTATTGACGATTTAGGTCGGGTTGTAATTCCTAAAGAGATAAGAAGAACCTTAAGGATTCGTGAAGGAGACCCCCTTGAGATCTTTGTAGATAGGGAAGGTGAGGTAATACTTAAAAAATACTCACCTATTGGAGAGCTGGGTGACTTTGCTAAAGAATATGCAGATTCATTATATGAGGCTCTGGGTCACATTGCTTGCATTGCCGACCGGGATACCATTATTGCAGTGGCCGGCGCTCCCAAAAAAGAATTTATCAACAAACCCATAGGTCCCAATGTTGAAAAGGTTATGGAAGATCGTAAGGCAGTTGTTATTAACAACCCTGGCAACGATCCTCATTGTAAGGAATGCGGCATTACCGAAGATGGTGAATGTAAATATTCTTCAGAAGTAATAGCTCCGATTATTTCTGAAGGCGATCCCATTGGTGCAGTTATCTTAGCTTCCAAAGATCCTGATACCAAAATGGGAGAAATGGAACTTAAATTGGCGGAAACCGCAGCAGGTTTCTTAGCAAAACAAATGGAACAATAA
- the mazG gene encoding nucleoside triphosphate pyrophosphohydrolase: MDKLITIVGLGPGDPGMLPMKVWEQLNSGVPVYLRTKIHPTVDWLDKQGIKYKALDKYYDRAATFDEVYLQIAREIIRVAQNGPVIYAVPGHPMVAEESVRLILSFAAKEGIQVRVVPAMSFLDALSASLGLDPAKGMHILDALSLDEQHPDPRVGTVVTQVYDRITAGEAKLALMEYYPDEHTVTVVRAAGIPGEERIERVPLYELDRLTWLDHLTSLYIEPLAAEPAVTEEFNNSETTGGAGEDTVYHCSFPLDPLVEVMAALRAENGCPWDREQTHQSLKQYLIEETYEVIDALDEGPMYKICEELGDLLLQIVFHAQIASENNHFDMNDVVEAITEKMLRRHPHVFGTTQVKNSQEVLINWDKIKAQERGEESQVKPLLASIPRGLPALLRAEKVQAKAARVGFDWPDYHGALDKVKEELQEVIQALQAPNDAAVAEEIGDLLFAVVNLARLLEVEAEGALTQTTNKFIKRFNYIEQQATRSGQKLTELNLQQMDQWWEEAKAKE; encoded by the coding sequence ATGGACAAGCTAATTACTATTGTCGGCCTGGGGCCAGGTGATCCGGGCATGTTGCCCATGAAAGTTTGGGAACAACTAAATTCGGGCGTGCCGGTTTATTTACGGACCAAAATACACCCCACTGTTGACTGGTTAGATAAACAGGGAATAAAATATAAGGCCCTGGATAAATATTATGACCGGGCCGCCACCTTTGATGAGGTTTACTTACAAATAGCCCGGGAAATTATCCGGGTAGCCCAAAATGGGCCGGTTATTTATGCTGTTCCGGGTCATCCCATGGTGGCAGAGGAATCCGTGCGATTAATTTTATCCTTTGCTGCCAAAGAAGGGATCCAGGTGCGGGTAGTGCCGGCCATGAGTTTCCTGGATGCCCTGTCCGCCAGCCTGGGGCTGGATCCGGCCAAGGGAATGCATATTTTGGATGCCCTGAGCTTAGATGAGCAGCACCCGGATCCGCGGGTGGGTACGGTGGTAACCCAAGTTTATGACCGTATTACCGCTGGCGAAGCCAAACTGGCCCTGATGGAATATTATCCTGATGAACATACAGTGACAGTTGTGCGGGCAGCGGGGATCCCCGGGGAAGAGAGAATAGAACGGGTGCCTTTATATGAATTAGATCGACTGACCTGGCTGGATCACTTGACTAGTTTATACATAGAGCCCTTAGCGGCAGAGCCGGCTGTGACAGAGGAGTTTAATAACAGTGAAACAACCGGTGGGGCGGGTGAAGATACCGTCTACCACTGTTCTTTTCCCCTGGACCCTTTAGTGGAGGTTATGGCTGCCCTGCGGGCGGAAAACGGTTGTCCTTGGGATAGGGAGCAAACACACCAATCCTTAAAACAATACTTAATTGAAGAAACTTATGAGGTTATTGATGCCCTGGACGAAGGGCCAATGTATAAAATTTGTGAAGAATTGGGAGACTTATTATTACAAATTGTTTTTCATGCACAAATTGCCAGCGAGAATAATCACTTTGACATGAATGATGTAGTGGAGGCCATTACCGAAAAAATGCTGCGTCGCCACCCCCATGTTTTTGGTACCACCCAGGTTAAAAATAGCCAGGAAGTGCTGATTAACTGGGATAAAATCAAGGCCCAGGAGCGTGGTGAAGAGTCTCAAGTAAAACCTCTACTGGCCAGTATACCCAGGGGGTTACCCGCTTTGTTGCGAGCGGAAAAGGTGCAGGCCAAGGCGGCCCGGGTGGGATTTGATTGGCCGGATTATCACGGTGCATTGGATAAAGTTAAGGAAGAATTGCAGGAAGTTATCCAGGCCCTGCAAGCACCAAACGATGCAGCTGTGGCAGAAGAAATAGGGGATTTGCTCTTTGCGGTGGTTAATTTGGCAAGGCTTTTAGAGGTAGAGGCCGAAGGGGCTTTAACCCAAACCACGAATAAATTTATCAAAAGGTTTAATTATATTGAACAGCAGGCCACCCGGTCCGGGCAAAAATTGACCGAATTAAATTTGCAGCAAATGGACCAATGGTGGGAAGAAGCAAAGGCTAAAGAATAA
- a CDS encoding HU family DNA-binding protein: MNKAELISAVAEKTELTKKDAEKAVSAVLDSIQEAMAKGDKIQLVGFGTFESKARKAREGRNPQTGETIQIPATRVPVFKPGKALKDAVANLPVE; this comes from the coding sequence TTGAACAAGGCCGAATTAATCTCTGCCGTAGCAGAAAAAACCGAATTAACCAAGAAAGATGCTGAAAAAGCTGTATCTGCCGTTTTGGATAGCATTCAGGAGGCTATGGCCAAAGGTGACAAAATCCAACTGGTAGGTTTCGGTACCTTTGAATCCAAAGCACGTAAAGCCAGGGAAGGTCGTAACCCGCAAACCGGGGAAACCATTCAGATACCTGCCACCAGGGTACCTGTATTTAAACCGGGTAAAGCCCTGAAAGATGCTGTGGCTAATCTTCCTGTAGAATAG
- a CDS encoding RNA-binding S4 domain-containing protein: MRLDKFLKVSRVIKRRTLAKEVCDSGHALVNGRVAKAGLEVKPGDRVELNFGPRKLIFEILDIKETVPAKEAGSLYKIIEQ, from the coding sequence TTGCGTTTGGACAAGTTTCTCAAGGTCTCCAGGGTTATTAAAAGACGCACATTAGCCAAGGAAGTTTGTGATAGTGGCCATGCTTTAGTCAATGGCCGGGTAGCTAAAGCAGGATTAGAGGTAAAACCCGGTGACAGGGTTGAACTAAACTTTGGCCCAAGAAAATTAATTTTTGAAATTCTAGACATTAAAGAAACCGTTCCGGCAAAAGAGGCCGGCAGCTTATACAAAATCATTGAGCAATAA
- a CDS encoding SpoIID/LytB domain-containing protein, producing MKNRWIRCFTLLMVVLVIVAAGCAKGPAKKPETGHRVYKSEPTISLYENETGQKKQIKLEEYVASVVAAEMEPTWPVNALAAQAILARTFTMENIESGRVRNLHGTDVSTSVEESQAYDPSRVNANVRKAVQMTRGQVITYNGKYIKAWFSASNGGKTASATEGLAYYKTPTPYIRANVDDPLSIRNTTPEIKQWTATIPGAKVREAVKSIAGRDPGPLTSAGIAQKGPSGRTEQLRINNTVVGGPAFRLAAGSTDVRSMFLTNVMVQGGNLVLTGKGYGHGVGMSQWGARNMALQGKSPQDIIRFYFKDIKIEKLYK from the coding sequence GTGAAAAATCGTTGGATACGTTGCTTCACCTTGTTGATGGTTGTTTTAGTCATTGTTGCTGCCGGTTGTGCCAAAGGGCCGGCCAAAAAACCGGAAACAGGACATAGGGTCTATAAGTCTGAGCCCACTATTAGTTTGTATGAAAATGAAACTGGTCAAAAGAAACAAATTAAGCTGGAGGAATATGTTGCTTCGGTGGTGGCAGCGGAAATGGAACCCACCTGGCCGGTCAATGCTCTGGCTGCCCAAGCCATTTTAGCCCGGACTTTTACCATGGAAAATATTGAGTCCGGCAGGGTAAGAAATTTGCACGGGACGGATGTTTCCACCAGCGTGGAAGAATCCCAGGCCTATGATCCTTCCCGGGTGAACGCTAATGTAAGAAAAGCCGTCCAAATGACCCGGGGACAAGTTATTACCTACAACGGAAAATATATCAAAGCCTGGTTTTCCGCCAGTAATGGGGGCAAGACCGCCAGCGCTACTGAGGGATTGGCTTATTATAAGACCCCGACCCCGTACATTAGAGCCAACGTCGATGATCCCTTGTCGATCCGGAATACCACACCGGAAATAAAACAGTGGACCGCCACTATACCCGGCGCTAAAGTCAGGGAGGCAGTTAAGAGTATTGCCGGTCGTGATCCCGGACCGCTAACCTCCGCTGGTATTGCCCAAAAGGGTCCCTCCGGCCGCACTGAGCAATTGAGAATTAACAATACCGTAGTGGGTGGTCCGGCCTTCCGCCTGGCTGCAGGCAGCACCGATGTACGATCCATGTTCCTGACCAATGTAATGGTACAGGGAGGTAATCTGGTGCTAACCGGCAAAGGTTACGGCCACGGTGTAGGTATGTCCCAGTGGGGTGCCAGAAACATGGCTCTGCAAGGCAAATCACCCCAAGATATAATTAGGTTTTATTTTAAAGATATCAAGATCGAGAAGCTTTATAAGTAA
- the yabP gene encoding sporulation protein YabP yields the protein MEQYSQHLLTIEGRKKLKLEGVQHVGSFDEKEITLDTNMGFLRLKGEGMHITHLNLDEGSLVVEGFINGLEYMEGRTAKGSKRAKGLMNRLLK from the coding sequence GTGGAACAGTACAGCCAGCACCTATTAACTATTGAAGGGCGGAAAAAATTAAAGTTAGAAGGGGTTCAACATGTAGGGAGCTTTGATGAAAAGGAAATTACGTTGGATACCAATATGGGTTTTCTCCGGTTGAAGGGTGAGGGAATGCACATAACTCACCTCAATCTTGATGAAGGCAGCCTGGTGGTGGAAGGATTTATTAACGGGTTAGAGTATATGGAAGGCCGCACGGCCAAGGGCAGTAAACGGGCCAAGGGCTTAATGAATCGGCTCCTTAAATAA
- the yabQ gene encoding spore cortex biosynthesis protein YabQ: protein MQPLVPLLDQFYYFALTIFVGMVCGFCYDLYKVTRGTLRLRRLGTALGDVLFWLMLTLVVFVLLLLGNWGEVRLYVLLGLALGAVIYLHFLSRRATSLLQWAFRVVHQFLKLLLKVFFFLVTAICFPFRILYLSIVIPLKMVAGITGKVIRGAGALVHKLVGKPISRVKRGIRGRLSSIFPIFEYKDDNK from the coding sequence GTGCAGCCATTGGTCCCCTTGCTGGATCAGTTTTACTATTTCGCTTTAACAATATTTGTAGGGATGGTGTGCGGGTTTTGTTATGACCTGTATAAAGTAACCAGGGGAACATTAAGGCTGCGACGGTTAGGAACCGCCTTGGGTGATGTTTTATTTTGGCTGATGCTTACCCTGGTGGTTTTTGTGTTGCTTTTATTGGGTAACTGGGGTGAGGTAAGATTATATGTTTTATTGGGCCTAGCCCTGGGAGCTGTCATATATCTGCACTTTCTTAGCCGACGAGCCACCTCACTATTGCAGTGGGCTTTTAGAGTGGTGCACCAATTCCTAAAATTATTGCTAAAGGTATTCTTCTTTCTGGTCACGGCAATTTGTTTTCCCTTTAGGATATTGTACCTGTCTATAGTAATCCCACTGAAGATGGTGGCAGGGATAACCGGGAAAGTAATCAGGGGAGCCGGGGCGCTGGTGCATAAGTTGGTTGGCAAACCAATCAGCAGAGTAAAAAGAGGCATCAGAGGTCGATTATCCTCGATTTTCCCCATTTTTGAATATAAGGATGATAATAAATAG
- a CDS encoding sigma factor-like helix-turn-helix DNA-binding protein produces the protein MQIEIRGAEKLSFRERQVVTLKEMGYSTERIAAKLKLSPSSVGTLYNRARSKGYQVVIVIPGHNLGLFDVEEEEELGE, from the coding sequence TTGCAGATCGAGATTAGGGGAGCGGAGAAACTCAGCTTTAGGGAACGTCAGGTTGTTACATTAAAGGAAATGGGCTATTCTACCGAACGTATAGCAGCTAAATTAAAACTGAGTCCCAGCTCCGTAGGGACTTTATATAATCGTGCCCGTTCTAAAGGGTATCAGGTGGTTATTGTGATACCGGGGCATAATTTGGGTCTGTTTGATGTTGAGGAAGAGGAGGAACTGGGTGAATGA